AGCTATTGCTGCTAATGGAAAAAAAGCTGCAGCAGATGTTTTTGAAGTTGATTGGTCTTGGGTTGGTGAGTTTGATAGTGCTAATTGGTTAGAACCTCTAAATCTTACACAGGAAGATATGAATGATATCCCTAGTTTATCAACATTTATTGTTAATGGAAAAACACTCGCTGTTCCTTATGCAAATGACTTTCGTATAGCTTACTATAATAAAGATTTATATAAAAGTGCTAATTTAGAAGAACCTCAAACTTGGGATGATGTTACTAAAAATATGGAAACTCTAAAAGAAAACAATATTCTTAAATATCCATATACATTCCCTTTAAATGCTAATGAAGGAACAACTACATCTTTTATTTGGTTAACTTATCTAAGAGATGGAAAAGTTTTTAATGATGATAATACTATCAATAAAGAAAATGCCCTTAAAACATTAAATTTTATAAATAATATGGTTAAAAAAGAACTTATTAATCCTGCTAATTTAACAATGAGTGCTATTGATACATATAGAGAATTACTTTCTAAAGATGCTGCATTTATGGTTGGACCAACTTCGTTTATTGCAAGAGCTACAGACCCTAATCAATCTAAAGTTATTGGAGAAATAGATGTTATTCTTCCTCCTGGAGAAAATGGAAAAACTACTCAAACTATGGCTCTTACGGAAGCTGTAGGAGTATCATCTCTTTCTGAAAATAAAGAGGCTGCTAAAAAATTTGTAGAATGGTATACATCAAAGAAAACTCAGAGAGCTTTCTTTAAAGAGATTAGTGCAATACCTACAAGAACCTCTGTTTTAAATGAAGTTATCGATGCTGGAGAGATTAAAAATCCTGGTGCAATGAAAGAAGTTTCTCTATTAGTTAAATCTCCTTTTCCAAATGGAGTTCCAGCTTATTATGCTGAAATGAGCAATGCAATTTATAATGCTGTTAACAAAATGGCAAGTGGAAATATTACTCCTGAAGTAGCTGTAGAAGAAATTGACTCTAAAATTAAGGATCTTTTAAAGAAATAATGGTAATAAAAATTAAACAAAATAAAATGTTTCCTTATTATTTAATTTTACCATCTTTTTTTATTATAATTTCTACAGTTTTATACCCTATTATTCTGACTTTGTTTTATAGTTTAGAATACTACAAGCTTACAAAGCCCTATGATCGAAAGTTTATAGGGCTTCAAAACTATATAGATATTTTTAAAGGTACTGAATTTTACTCTGCTTTTATTAATACTTCAATTATTATTATAGTTATACTAAGTTTAGGGATAATTTTTAGTTTTCTTGTCGCTTTAATACTTGATAAACAGAATAAATTTACTAGCCTATTAACTGCAATAGCCATAATACCTTGGGCTCTTCCTCCTGTTGTCAATGGACTTATTTGGAAATTTATATTTTATCCAGAATTTGGTTTTATAAATAAATTTTTTTATTATTTTAATTTCGTTGATACCCCAATATTGTGGTTAAATTCTAGATATGGTTCACTTATTATATTTGGAATTATTGTTGCTTGGAGAGCAATTCCATTTTGTTGTATTCTTCTTCTTGCTAATATTAAAGCCATACCTGAAGAGATATTTGAAGCTGCTGAAATTGATGGAGCATCGTCTTTTCAAAAAATAAAAAACATAATGCTTCCAATACTATTTCCTACATTTCTTATAGTTATAACAAATTTAATATTAATAGGAATTAATGTTTTTGATGAAGCAATATCTCTTGTCGGTTTTCGTAAATTAGGAGAACCTTTTATGGTATATAACTATAATCAAACTTTTTCTTTTTTTAATATTGGATATGGAAGTGCTATTTCTTATACAATAACAATATTATGTGGTGTTTTAGGTATTATTTATATAATTTTTATTAATAAGAGGTGGAAATAATATGAAAATAAAAAAAGAAACAATTATTTATTGTATAGGTGTTATTATATTTCTTTTTTTAATATTAGGTCCTATATTTTGGTGTTTTATTATTAGTGTTGGTCATGAAAAAGATGTTTTTAATAATAGAA
This genomic interval from Cetobacterium somerae ATCC BAA-474 contains the following:
- a CDS encoding sugar ABC transporter substrate-binding protein yields the protein MKRKILTTTLLALAGISFFTGCSKESSEKALEKEKTTEISFMIPDWGVPSQAMLDEFQNESGIKVNIETVSWDDIRNKIAIAANGKKAAADVFEVDWSWVGEFDSANWLEPLNLTQEDMNDIPSLSTFIVNGKTLAVPYANDFRIAYYNKDLYKSANLEEPQTWDDVTKNMETLKENNILKYPYTFPLNANEGTTTSFIWLTYLRDGKVFNDDNTINKENALKTLNFINNMVKKELINPANLTMSAIDTYRELLSKDAAFMVGPTSFIARATDPNQSKVIGEIDVILPPGENGKTTQTMALTEAVGVSSLSENKEAAKKFVEWYTSKKTQRAFFKEISAIPTRTSVLNEVIDAGEIKNPGAMKEVSLLVKSPFPNGVPAYYAEMSNAIYNAVNKMASGNITPEVAVEEIDSKIKDLLKK
- a CDS encoding carbohydrate ABC transporter permease, whose product is MFYSLEYYKLTKPYDRKFIGLQNYIDIFKGTEFYSAFINTSIIIIVILSLGIIFSFLVALILDKQNKFTSLLTAIAIIPWALPPVVNGLIWKFIFYPEFGFINKFFYYFNFVDTPILWLNSRYGSLIIFGIIVAWRAIPFCCILLLANIKAIPEEIFEAAEIDGASSFQKIKNIMLPILFPTFLIVITNLILIGINVFDEAISLVGFRKLGEPFMVYNYNQTFSFFNIGYGSAISYTITILCGVLGIIYIIFINKRWK